One part of the Aurantibacillus circumpalustris genome encodes these proteins:
- a CDS encoding beta strand repeat-containing protein, with the protein MKIKIYKLLSSAKQALFALVLTVFSGTAYSQATYTLNFTGSAQTLTLPVGNWGIQCWGANGGSITSAGGQGIGGYSSGQYNIVSPGTVLYIYVGGKGYPATGTTSSAGAGGWNGGGGGAAVGRSGAGGGGGTDVRVGGALAGNRIIVAGAGGGAAYYGSTLITNSVAPGGNGGAQIGQSGAIVSNVGLVTPGGGGAGANGATPGLATVGTSNGTASGAGGGGNCASGASVGQPGSGENGGAAGNPGSGATGSAGGGGGGYAGGAGGVQTSNGGLAGGGGSGYIGGVTSGTTIMYGQTGYIPNPDLTGNGRVIITELCNITLLSLASSSINAICNGNSATLTTNAVSNYSWSTGASTSSIVVSPTATTLYSLTATSVSNCISSAAITITVNGSLPVLTVANTASSSGGICPTQTVMLTANGALNYSWSGGSIPVTNGVVFSPTSAVSYTVFGVNGCGTTSAVTSISVHPFPTVNPVTSSPTLCSGNSVTLTATGNATNYVWSGGTGGITNGVGFTPPLTATYTVIGTSALSCTASATIPVTVYATPVNPPTSNPSIVCIGGSSTLSATGALSYTWSSTTQTVNTANFIVTPGLGITTYTITKANSSCVNTQVLSVQTNPLPTVFAIVTPTVVCALTPATLAIGGALTYTWTSPGPPTYTFTGASPIVSPIAPSVYSVTASDGTCISTTTVFLNANPNPTITATASTPSLCEGQTVNLNASGGINYTWTATGGGIFNGASIADTPTTATAYNVTGDNSFGCTSGASQVVLVYAKPNLTVTSNKALICSGGAATLTALGASTYSWDANANNVLTQAAVVNPIALTSSAVMYTVEGTNSNTGCKNTQTVLVNVFVPTLTINGSTNTCSGGLINLTAGNGVLGTYNWHTGSGTPITNQILQMPLTVASVFTLTANSNSIGLICPATQTIALGIYYNPTITAVPARTLICTKESVGITAAGATSYAWNNTMTGPTITVSPTGTTANYTVTGTDDNGCSSTATVQVKISNCSGLNELSSLNSEISIYPNPNDGKFTIQTNADLKLSLVNELGQLIRVINLSANNNYEVNISDLAKGIYFVSGQIDGLQIYQKIVVTK; encoded by the coding sequence ATGAAAATAAAAATTTACAAATTATTATCAAGCGCAAAACAGGCATTGTTTGCACTTGTGTTGACCGTATTTTCAGGTACGGCATATTCACAAGCAACGTACACTTTAAATTTTACAGGAAGTGCACAAACACTAACTCTTCCAGTAGGTAATTGGGGTATACAGTGCTGGGGTGCAAATGGTGGATCCATAACTTCAGCAGGTGGCCAAGGTATCGGTGGTTATTCAAGCGGACAGTATAACATAGTAAGCCCCGGGACGGTACTCTATATATATGTGGGAGGTAAAGGTTATCCGGCTACCGGAACCACTTCCTCTGCTGGAGCTGGTGGCTGGAATGGTGGTGGTGGCGGTGCTGCTGTAGGACGTTCAGGTGCCGGCGGCGGCGGCGGTACGGATGTTCGCGTAGGTGGAGCGTTAGCTGGAAATAGAATTATAGTTGCCGGTGCTGGTGGTGGTGCTGCATATTATGGTAGTACTCTTATTACTAATTCTGTAGCCCCAGGAGGTAATGGCGGTGCTCAAATTGGGCAGAGTGGGGCTATTGTTAGCAATGTCGGCCTTGTTACCCCCGGTGGTGGTGGTGCAGGCGCAAACGGCGCAACGCCAGGCTTGGCGACTGTTGGTACCTCAAACGGTACAGCTTCCGGCGCGGGTGGCGGTGGTAATTGCGCTTCTGGTGCGTCAGTTGGGCAACCAGGTAGTGGTGAAAATGGCGGAGCCGCTGGAAACCCTGGAAGTGGAGCTACAGGCAGTGCCGGCGGCGGCGGCGGCGGATATGCAGGCGGAGCAGGAGGAGTACAAACTAGTAATGGGGGTCTAGCTGGTGGTGGTGGTTCAGGCTACATTGGTGGTGTAACGAGTGGTACAACTATCATGTATGGTCAAACCGGTTATATTCCCAATCCAGATCTTACAGGAAACGGAAGAGTAATCATTACTGAGTTATGCAACATCACACTTTTAAGTTTAGCCAGCAGTAGTATCAATGCTATTTGCAATGGTAATTCAGCTACTCTAACAACTAACGCTGTAAGTAATTATTCTTGGAGTACAGGCGCAAGCACTTCTTCAATTGTGGTTTCTCCAACGGCTACCACATTATACTCTCTTACTGCAACCAGCGTTTCTAATTGTATAAGCTCTGCAGCGATTACAATAACAGTAAACGGATCTCTTCCCGTATTAACGGTTGCTAATACAGCCAGTTCAAGTGGTGGAATTTGCCCAACTCAAACCGTAATGCTCACTGCAAATGGTGCGTTGAATTACTCTTGGTCAGGGGGTTCAATTCCTGTAACAAATGGCGTGGTGTTTTCACCCACTTCAGCAGTGAGTTACACCGTGTTCGGTGTTAACGGTTGCGGAACGACATCGGCTGTGACTTCAATTTCCGTGCATCCTTTTCCAACAGTTAACCCAGTTACTAGTTCTCCTACTTTGTGTTCTGGTAATAGTGTCACTTTAACTGCAACGGGTAATGCTACTAATTATGTGTGGTCTGGTGGTACTGGCGGTATCACTAACGGTGTGGGTTTCACCCCTCCGTTAACGGCAACTTATACGGTTATTGGAACAAGTGCGTTGAGTTGTACTGCGTCGGCTACTATACCTGTTACAGTGTATGCAACACCTGTCAATCCTCCAACTTCAAACCCTTCGATAGTTTGTATTGGGGGTTCTTCTACCCTTTCTGCAACGGGTGCTCTTTCTTACACTTGGTCAAGTACTACGCAAACTGTAAATACAGCCAATTTTATTGTGACGCCAGGTTTAGGAATCACAACATATACCATTACAAAAGCAAATTCTTCGTGTGTTAACACTCAAGTACTTTCTGTGCAAACAAATCCTTTACCAACTGTTTTTGCGATTGTAACTCCAACCGTAGTTTGTGCGCTAACACCTGCAACACTTGCAATTGGTGGTGCGCTAACTTATACATGGACATCTCCCGGACCTCCAACTTATACTTTTACTGGTGCCAGTCCCATTGTTAGTCCTATAGCTCCTTCCGTGTATTCAGTGACTGCTTCTGATGGAACTTGTATTAGTACAACCACGGTGTTTTTAAATGCAAATCCAAATCCAACAATTACGGCTACAGCGAGCACACCTTCATTGTGTGAAGGTCAAACCGTTAACCTTAATGCAAGTGGTGGAATTAATTATACTTGGACTGCTACCGGTGGTGGTATTTTTAACGGAGCTAGTATTGCTGATACTCCAACAACGGCTACTGCTTATAATGTAACAGGTGATAATTCTTTTGGTTGTACTTCTGGTGCTAGTCAGGTTGTTTTAGTTTATGCAAAACCTAACTTAACGGTAACATCAAATAAAGCCTTGATCTGTTCTGGCGGTGCTGCCACTTTAACGGCTCTTGGAGCTAGCACATACAGTTGGGATGCAAATGCCAACAATGTTTTAACTCAGGCAGCTGTTGTAAATCCAATTGCACTTACTTCGAGTGCTGTTATGTATACCGTTGAAGGAACAAACTCTAATACAGGTTGTAAAAACACCCAAACAGTATTGGTAAACGTTTTTGTTCCTACACTTACAATTAATGGTAGCACAAACACTTGTTCTGGCGGACTAATTAATCTAACCGCGGGTAACGGAGTTTTGGGTACATACAACTGGCATACAGGTAGCGGTACTCCAATTACCAATCAAATTCTGCAAATGCCGCTTACTGTAGCATCCGTATTCACTCTTACTGCCAATAGCAATTCTATTGGTTTAATTTGTCCTGCAACACAAACCATTGCTTTGGGTATTTATTACAATCCTACCATTACTGCCGTTCCTGCAAGAACACTTATTTGCACAAAAGAATCTGTTGGAATTACAGCGGCCGGAGCTACAAGTTACGCCTGGAACAATACCATGACAGGGCCAACTATTACGGTATCTCCAACTGGCACTACTGCAAACTATACAGTAACAGGAACAGATGATAACGGTTGTAGTAGTACCGCAACTGTTCAAGTAAAAATATCAAACTGCTCTGGATTAAATGAATTAAGTAGTTTAAATAGCGAAATAAGCATTTATCCAAATCCGAATGATGGTAAGTTTACTATTCAAACGAACGCCGATTTAAAATTGAGTTTAGTAAATGAACTCGGCCAATTAATCAGAGTTATTAATTTGTCAGCTAACAATAATTATGAAGTAAACATCAGTGATCTTGCAAAAGGAATTTATTTTGTGAGTGGACAAATAGATGGGCTTCAGATTTATCAGAAGATTGTGGTGACGAAATAA
- a CDS encoding TIGR02757 family protein — protein MTSDLKSIKEFLDEKYFHYNNKSFIENDPISIPHLYSKKEDIEIAGFLAATIAWGNRKSIITNSQKLMNWMDNSPHEFIIHSVKKDLKPFEKFVHRTFNGIDCVFFIDSLKNIYLNHKGLEAAFGINPKKDTEGLKNNIAKFRELFLEINHLKRTEKHISNPLQKSSSKRLCMFLRWMVRQDKKGVDFGIWKNISPSQLCLPLDVHTGNVSRALGLLTRKQNDWQAVEEITSVLRSMDSSDPIKYDFALFGVGVDKILGKLT, from the coding sequence ATGACATCAGATTTAAAAAGCATAAAAGAATTTCTTGATGAAAAATATTTTCATTACAATAATAAATCGTTTATAGAGAATGATCCTATAAGCATTCCTCACCTCTATTCAAAAAAAGAAGACATAGAAATTGCCGGCTTTTTAGCTGCTACAATAGCTTGGGGTAACCGAAAATCAATTATTACAAACTCTCAAAAACTCATGAATTGGATGGATAATTCACCTCATGAGTTTATTATTCATTCCGTAAAAAAAGATCTAAAACCTTTTGAGAAATTTGTACACCGAACATTTAATGGAATAGATTGTGTGTTCTTTATTGACTCTTTAAAAAACATTTACTTAAATCACAAAGGTTTAGAAGCCGCATTTGGCATTAATCCGAAAAAAGACACAGAAGGCTTAAAAAATAACATTGCTAAATTCAGAGAACTATTTTTAGAAATAAATCATTTGAAGCGCACTGAAAAACACATTTCCAATCCGTTACAAAAATCAAGTTCGAAACGTTTATGTATGTTTTTACGCTGGATGGTGAGGCAGGATAAAAAAGGTGTCGATTTTGGAATCTGGAAAAACATCTCACCCTCTCAATTATGTCTTCCTTTAGATGTACATACAGGCAATGTGAGTAGAGCACTTGGATTATTGACACGCAAACAAAATGATTGGCAGGCGGTTGAAGAAATCACCTCTGTTTTAAGAAGCATGGACTCATCAGATCCCATCAAATATGACTTTGCATTATTTGGTGTTGGCGTGGATAAAATTTTAGGTAAATTGACTTAG
- a CDS encoding DUF4833 domain-containing protein: protein MKKILFLFIIVFSFSLFSQRIKPFYGPFPEPTPNKKMLFYLQRTVNRNTLIYELNYDLSADLNYKEPVKVYWINFEDGGTKSELSFFQRKFAYGVNTDLIDEKNGIYEIHLVAYDKVKLYLKKSGEDNHYHVEVLIKGKTAILDKIFIKISGGSLMSPTIQYVELTGHDLISGDDVSERIKTPH, encoded by the coding sequence ATGAAGAAGATTTTATTTCTTTTTATAATTGTATTCAGTTTTTCTCTTTTTAGTCAAAGGATCAAACCTTTTTATGGGCCTTTTCCTGAACCTACGCCAAATAAGAAGATGTTATTTTATTTGCAGAGGACTGTTAATCGAAACACGCTGATTTATGAACTCAATTATGATTTAAGTGCAGATTTGAATTACAAAGAACCTGTAAAAGTATATTGGATAAATTTTGAAGACGGAGGAACAAAGAGTGAGCTTTCTTTTTTTCAAAGAAAGTTTGCATATGGGGTTAATACAGATTTGATCGATGAAAAAAATGGAATATATGAAATTCATTTAGTTGCCTATGATAAAGTAAAATTATATCTCAAAAAAAGTGGAGAAGATAATCACTATCATGTAGAGGTTTTGATTAAGGGTAAAACTGCTATTTTAGATAAAATATTTATTAAAATTAGTGGTGGTAGTTTGATGAGCCCTACTATTCAATATGTTGAACTAACAGGGCATGATCTTATTAGTGGTGATGATGTAAGTGAGAGAATTAAAACACCTCATTAA
- a CDS encoding ABC transporter permease, giving the protein MRIIRFLLQKEFSQIFRNKTILALIIVMPVMQLIILPLAADYEVKNINLAVIDNDRSPYSQKLISSITSSGYFRLVNYNSSFKESFKLIESDKADLILEVPHNFEKNLIRENGQKLFIAVNAINGTKANLGGAYLANVIRNYNTEIQLQLSGPSKINYYPSIEIASSNWYNGTLNYKVYMVPGILAILVTMIGGFLSALNIVKEKEVGTIEQINVTPIKKHHFILGKLIPFWVLGNVVFTVGMIVSWLVYGIVPLGNIALLYGFIGVFLLAILGFGLLLSTFCDTQQQAMFIMFFFMMIFILMGGLFTSIDSMPDWAKLISRLNPVSYLIDVMRMVVLKGSGLRDVLPNLGVVAIFALVLNTWAIINYKKTS; this is encoded by the coding sequence ATGAGAATTATTAGATTTTTATTGCAGAAAGAGTTTAGTCAGATTTTTAGAAATAAAACAATTCTGGCGCTTATTATAGTGATGCCAGTTATGCAACTGATAATATTACCTTTGGCCGCAGACTATGAAGTGAAGAATATTAATTTAGCGGTGATAGATAATGACAGGTCGCCGTACTCACAAAAATTAATTTCTTCTATTACTTCTTCTGGATATTTTAGATTGGTGAATTATAACTCTTCTTTTAAGGAATCATTTAAATTAATTGAATCAGATAAGGCAGATCTTATTTTAGAAGTCCCTCATAATTTTGAAAAAAATCTTATTAGAGAAAACGGTCAAAAGTTATTTATTGCTGTAAATGCCATTAATGGAACAAAAGCAAATCTTGGCGGAGCTTATTTGGCAAACGTAATTCGCAATTATAATACAGAAATTCAATTACAATTGAGTGGCCCATCAAAAATAAATTATTACCCTAGCATTGAAATTGCCTCATCTAATTGGTATAATGGCACACTAAATTATAAAGTATATATGGTTCCAGGTATTTTGGCCATTCTAGTTACTATGATAGGAGGCTTTCTTTCCGCCTTGAATATTGTTAAGGAAAAGGAAGTTGGAACAATTGAACAAATCAATGTAACGCCAATTAAAAAGCATCATTTTATTTTGGGAAAACTTATTCCTTTTTGGGTACTTGGAAATGTTGTTTTTACTGTTGGAATGATAGTTTCCTGGTTGGTATATGGAATAGTTCCTTTAGGAAATATTGCTTTGTTGTATGGATTTATTGGAGTGTTTTTATTAGCAATTCTGGGTTTTGGATTATTGCTTTCAACTTTTTGTGATACCCAACAACAGGCAATGTTTATTATGTTTTTCTTTATGATGATTTTTATTTTAATGGGTGGACTGTTTACATCTATTGATAGTATGCCTGATTGGGCTAAATTAATTTCACGTCTAAACCCGGTAAGTTATCTTATTGATGTGATGCGCATGGTTGTTTTAAAAGGGAGTGGTCTGCGCGATGTTTTACCCAACTTAGGTGTAGTTGCTATATTTGCACTTGTTTTAAATACTTGGGCAATTATTAATTATAAAAAGACGAGCTAA
- a CDS encoding ABC transporter permease has protein sequence MKQFITFVRKEFAHVLRDRKTLFILFGMPIMQILIFGFALTNEVKNSKIVILDQAKDIASQSIITKIEASRYFEIERAVMNETDINDAFKRGKVKMAIIFPANFNETLLHQNKAQIQVIADASDPNTANMLTNYVSSIIQDYQQQLNTTLNVPYRIMPEVRMLYNPQLKSAHNFVPGVMALVLMLVCVMMTAISIVKEKETGTMEILLVSPFKPVLVIISKAVPYLFLSLINVFSILLLSVFVLDLPINGSLFLLLAESTLFIITCLSLGIFISIKTDSQQVAMLISLMGMLLPTVLFSGFMFPIENMPIPLQVISNIVPSKWFYIIVKGIMIKGVGFSAVWKETVILIGMTLFLFAISIKNFKIRLT, from the coding sequence ATGAAACAATTTATAACATTTGTAAGGAAAGAGTTTGCACACGTTTTACGCGATCGCAAAACCCTGTTTATATTATTTGGGATGCCAATCATGCAAATTCTCATTTTTGGTTTTGCTTTAACAAATGAAGTTAAAAATTCGAAAATTGTAATTTTAGATCAAGCAAAAGATATTGCGTCGCAAAGCATAATTACTAAAATAGAAGCCAGTCGTTATTTCGAGATAGAACGTGCTGTGATGAATGAAACTGATATTAACGACGCGTTTAAAAGGGGGAAAGTGAAAATGGCAATTATCTTTCCTGCCAACTTTAATGAGACATTATTACATCAAAATAAAGCACAGATTCAAGTTATTGCCGATGCGAGTGATCCGAATACAGCCAACATGCTTACTAATTATGTCTCTTCTATCATACAAGATTATCAGCAGCAATTAAATACTACTTTAAATGTTCCTTACCGCATTATGCCAGAGGTGCGAATGCTTTACAATCCACAATTAAAAAGTGCACATAATTTTGTGCCAGGGGTAATGGCTTTGGTTTTAATGTTAGTATGTGTGATGATGACTGCCATTTCCATCGTAAAAGAAAAAGAGACAGGAACTATGGAAATATTATTGGTTTCGCCTTTTAAACCTGTGCTCGTAATAATTTCTAAAGCGGTACCATATTTATTTTTGTCTTTGATAAATGTGTTTTCTATTTTACTATTAAGTGTTTTTGTCTTGGATCTTCCAATTAACGGAAGTCTGTTTTTGCTTTTAGCTGAAAGCACTTTATTTATTATTACCTGTCTTAGTTTAGGAATTTTTATTTCGATTAAAACGGATTCTCAACAAGTAGCAATGCTTATTTCTCTAATGGGAATGCTACTTCCAACAGTACTTTTCAGTGGATTTATGTTTCCAATCGAAAATATGCCTATACCCTTGCAGGTAATTTCAAATATTGTTCCATCTAAATGGTTTTACATCATTGTAAAAGGAATAATGATTAAAGGTGTTGGGTTTTCGGCTGTGTGGAAAGAGACTGTGATACTAATTGGAATGACTTTGTTTTTATTTGCAATAAGTATTAAAAATTTTAAAATCAGATTGACATGA
- a CDS encoding ABC transporter ATP-binding protein, translating to MERVIKTENLTKRFADFTAVNEISFEVFKGEIFGFLGANGAGKTTAMRMLCGLSIPTSGAATIAGFDIYKETEEIKKNIGYMSQKFSLYEDLTVLENIKFFGGIYGLSNSQIKEKGEALITQLGLEKEAKKLVGSLPLGWKQKLSFSVAVLHQPKIVFLDEPTGGVDPVTRRQFWDLIYDAADKGTTIFVTTHYMDEAEYCNRLSIMVDGKIEALDSPANLKKKFNVSSMDEVFYQLARGAKRGD from the coding sequence ATGGAACGAGTTATTAAAACAGAAAATCTTACCAAGCGTTTTGCAGATTTTACTGCAGTGAACGAAATAAGCTTTGAAGTATTTAAAGGAGAGATTTTTGGTTTTTTAGGTGCGAATGGTGCGGGTAAAACTACCGCGATGCGCATGTTATGTGGACTTTCTATTCCTACTTCCGGTGCTGCAACCATTGCGGGTTTTGATATTTATAAAGAAACAGAAGAAATCAAAAAAAACATTGGCTACATGAGTCAAAAATTTTCTTTATACGAAGATCTTACGGTTTTAGAGAATATTAAATTTTTTGGTGGAATTTATGGTCTAAGCAATTCTCAAATTAAAGAAAAAGGCGAAGCCTTAATTACACAATTAGGGCTGGAGAAAGAAGCGAAAAAATTAGTGGGTTCTTTGCCTTTGGGTTGGAAACAGAAATTGTCTTTTTCAGTTGCTGTTTTACATCAACCGAAAATTGTGTTTTTAGATGAACCAACGGGTGGGGTAGACCCTGTGACACGCCGCCAGTTTTGGGATTTGATTTACGATGCGGCAGATAAAGGAACCACAATTTTTGTAACCACACATTATATGGACGAGGCAGAATATTGTAATCGTTTATCAATTATGGTGGATGGAAAGATAGAGGCACTTGACAGTCCGGCCAATTTAAAGAAGAAATTTAATGTGAGTTCTATGGATGAAGTTTTTTATCAGTTGGCCAGAGGTGCAAAACGTGGGGATTAA
- a CDS encoding ABC transporter ATP-binding protein, with protein sequence MVEVNNISKFYGKEKTVAVDNVSFSVKTGELFGLIGPDGAGKTSIFRILTTLLLPDGGSAIVDGFDVVKDYKQIRNTVGYMPGKFSLYQDLSIEENLNFFATVFNTTVEENYGLIKDIYVQIEPFKKRRAGKLSGGMKQKLALCCALIHKPTVLFLDEPTTGVDPVSRKEFWEMLKRLKAQNITIIVSTPYMDEATLCDRIALIQEGKILSIDTPQKITTDYPDELYAVKSNNMSALLMALKNYEDTNLSYAFGEYAHLSLNKAFDESKLREYLKSQNFDEIEIHKIDATIEDCFIKLLKA encoded by the coding sequence ATGGTTGAAGTAAATAATATATCAAAGTTTTACGGCAAAGAAAAAACGGTAGCGGTGGATAACGTTTCTTTCTCGGTTAAAACTGGCGAATTGTTTGGATTGATTGGTCCTGATGGTGCAGGGAAGACCAGTATTTTTCGAATACTTACAACATTACTTCTTCCAGATGGTGGAAGCGCAATTGTTGATGGTTTTGATGTTGTAAAAGATTACAAACAAATACGCAACACAGTTGGCTACATGCCTGGTAAGTTCTCTTTGTATCAGGATTTAAGCATTGAAGAGAACCTGAATTTTTTCGCTACCGTGTTTAATACAACTGTTGAAGAAAATTATGGTTTAATAAAAGATATCTACGTTCAAATTGAACCGTTTAAAAAACGTCGTGCTGGAAAACTTTCTGGTGGTATGAAACAAAAATTAGCATTGTGTTGTGCTTTGATTCATAAGCCGACGGTTTTGTTTTTGGATGAACCAACTACCGGAGTAGATCCTGTTTCTCGAAAAGAGTTTTGGGAAATGTTGAAAAGATTAAAAGCACAAAACATCACGATCATTGTTTCTACGCCTTACATGGATGAAGCAACCCTCTGCGATAGAATTGCGCTTATTCAGGAAGGAAAAATATTATCAATTGATACTCCTCAAAAAATCACAACAGATTATCCTGACGAACTTTATGCTGTAAAATCAAATAATATGTCAGCATTGTTAATGGCTTTAAAAAATTACGAGGATACTAATTTGTCCTATGCTTTTGGAGAATATGCACATTTGTCGTTAAATAAGGCATTTGATGAAAGTAAGCTACGTGAATATTTAAAATCTCAAAATTTTGATGAAATTGAGATTCATAAAATTGATGCGACCATTGAAGATTGTTTTATTAAACTATTGAAAGCTTAA
- a CDS encoding HlyD family secretion protein yields the protein MNKLTLITVMAVVLMSCKNNKEEYDASGTFESIETIVSAEANGVIAKLSIEEGQVIEEGKIIGYIDSTQLFLKRKQLLAQIKALLSKRPDIQTQTAALEAQLKQAETEQKRVQNLVTANAATQKQLDDLTAQVSIIKKQIEGQQSVLGITSNGITEESEPLKIQIEQLDDQLSKCKIINPIKGTVLVKYVEVNEMTAAGKPLYKLADLSTIILRAYITGDQFGEVKIGQAVKVLVDKGKSDYKDYEGVVEWLSNKAEFTPKTIQTKDERANLVYAIKIKIKNDGLLKIGMYGEVKF from the coding sequence ATGAATAAATTAACACTCATAACGGTAATGGCAGTGGTGCTTATGTCTTGTAAGAACAATAAAGAAGAATACGACGCCTCGGGTACTTTTGAATCAATTGAAACAATAGTTTCTGCGGAAGCAAATGGTGTAATAGCAAAATTAAGTATTGAAGAAGGTCAGGTAATTGAGGAAGGAAAAATTATTGGCTACATAGATTCTACGCAGTTGTTTTTAAAACGAAAGCAACTATTGGCACAAATAAAAGCCTTACTAAGCAAAAGACCTGATATTCAAACTCAAACAGCAGCATTAGAAGCGCAATTGAAACAAGCAGAGACAGAGCAAAAGCGTGTACAAAATTTAGTAACCGCCAATGCAGCTACTCAAAAACAGTTAGATGATCTCACTGCTCAGGTTTCTATCATTAAAAAGCAAATCGAAGGACAACAATCTGTTTTGGGAATCACATCAAATGGTATTACCGAAGAAAGTGAACCACTTAAGATTCAGATCGAACAATTAGATGATCAGTTAAGTAAATGCAAAATTATTAATCCTATAAAAGGAACCGTTCTAGTGAAATATGTTGAAGTTAATGAAATGACAGCTGCGGGAAAGCCTTTGTACAAGTTAGCAGACCTTTCAACCATTATTTTGAGAGCATATATTACAGGTGATCAATTTGGTGAGGTGAAAATTGGACAAGCTGTAAAAGTTCTGGTAGATAAGGGTAAATCAGACTATAAAGATTATGAAGGAGTTGTCGAATGGCTTAGCAATAAAGCTGAATTCACACCAAAAACAATTCAGACAAAAGATGAACGAGCAAATTTAGTGTACGCTATTAAAATAAAAATTAAGAATGATGGGCTTTTAAAAATTGGAATGTACGGCGAAGTGAAATTTTAA
- a CDS encoding TolC family protein: protein MRNYYLFIFFVLFGLLMNAQINKVITLEECYSLAKQNYPLVKQRDLIHKSKEYSVQNISKGYFPQIAINGQATYQSEVTALPIKLPGVDVPSLSKDQYKIYGEINQPLYDGGMVKQQKRMQEASGVVEEQKLEVELYKLKERVNQLFFGILLIDEQLTLTELIRKDIRNGMDRTEAGIKNGVAFKTNLDVLRAENLKLDQRYTELKANRTAYLDMLSLYLNQNLEEGTSLIKPSEKIPSQSIDRPELIVFENQSKNISIQNDLLKAKNLPKFNAFVQGGYGRPALNFLSNKFEPYYVGGIRMNWSLTGLYTLKKEKAILDINRQSIDLQKELFLFNTNFALKQQSAEVSKLQKLLLSDNQIILLRSDIKQSANVQLQNGVINSTDYLREVNAEDQARGNRVLHEIQLLMAEYAQQNTIGE from the coding sequence ATGAGAAACTATTATCTTTTTATTTTTTTTGTGTTGTTCGGGTTATTAATGAACGCACAAATAAACAAAGTGATTACGCTTGAAGAATGCTATTCACTTGCTAAACAAAATTATCCGCTAGTAAAACAGCGTGACCTTATCCATAAAAGCAAAGAATATTCTGTGCAAAATATTTCTAAAGGATATTTTCCGCAGATTGCTATTAATGGTCAGGCTACTTATCAGTCTGAAGTTACAGCGCTTCCTATCAAACTTCCAGGCGTAGATGTGCCAAGTTTGAGTAAGGATCAATACAAAATTTATGGAGAAATAAATCAACCGTTATACGATGGTGGAATGGTAAAGCAGCAAAAAAGAATGCAAGAAGCAAGTGGTGTTGTGGAAGAGCAAAAACTAGAAGTTGAGTTATACAAGTTGAAAGAGCGCGTAAATCAACTCTTTTTTGGGATTTTATTGATTGATGAACAACTAACCTTGACAGAATTAATCCGTAAAGATATTCGTAACGGAATGGATAGAACGGAAGCTGGCATAAAGAATGGCGTTGCTTTTAAAACAAATCTAGATGTATTAAGGGCAGAGAATTTAAAACTAGATCAGCGTTACACGGAGTTGAAAGCAAATAGAACGGCTTATCTTGATATGCTCAGTTTGTATCTGAATCAAAATTTAGAAGAAGGAACGAGTTTAATAAAACCTTCAGAAAAAATTCCTTCGCAAAGTATTGACAGACCCGAATTAATCGTTTTTGAAAATCAGTCTAAAAATATTTCAATTCAAAATGATTTATTGAAAGCAAAAAACCTGCCTAAGTTTAACGCTTTTGTGCAAGGTGGTTACGGCAGGCCAGCACTAAATTTTTTAAGTAATAAGTTTGAACCCTACTATGTTGGTGGTATTCGCATGAACTGGTCACTCACAGGTTTGTACACTTTAAAAAAGGAAAAAGCGATACTTGATATCAATCGTCAAAGTATTGATTTGCAAAAAGAATTATTCCTTTTTAATACAAATTTTGCATTAAAACAGCAAAGTGCAGAAGTTTCAAAACTTCAGAAGCTTTTATTGAGTGACAATCAAATTATTTTGTTGCGTTCCGATATAAAACAGTCAGCAAACGTTCAATTACAAAATGGTGTAATTAATTCCACCGATTATTTAAGAGAAGTTAATGCTGAAGATCAGGCACGAGGAAATAGAGTACTTCACGAAATTCAACTCCTTATGGCAGAGTATGCACAACAAAATACTATTGGAGAATAA